In Cryptomeria japonica chromosome 5, Sugi_1.0, whole genome shotgun sequence, the genomic window TAGGCATGTACGAACAGGTTTTCTTCGAAATTGCGCTATGCCAGTGTTGATATTTTTTAATGTGCAAATGAATGTTTCCTGTTTCATTTCTTGCATATAATTGCGTTTAGGTTAATAATACGCATGCTTCGATAGGGTACACAGTGTGTTTTTATAAATGTTTACTGTCTCGAATGGTCTGTTTTTACAGTTAGATGTTTCACTAAAATATATGCATGTGTAAATGCGGATATTCTTCATTGTTTATTGCACGGAGAGCCTGGCTTTTACCTGGAGAAGAATTTATTTGTTTAATTCAATCCTACTGAACTGGATTCGTTTTTCTGCTCATTACCACCGTTTCTTGCTTAATTTCTTGTCTGTATAGCTGCTATCCATTTTATTCAATAAATAATTTGTGGTTTCTAGATGGTTTTTGCTGTAAAATGGCTGTGTAGTTGCTTTCTGCTTGAAAATGCACCGTTATTAGTTAATTTGGGGTATTGGTGGAATTTGTTCTTGTGCATGCATGATTTTAAGTTTCAGCAAACCATTCCCCTTCTCAATAGCGTTCTCGTTTGAAAAATGGCGGCTTCGTTAGATTTTATCCGTATAATATCTTGTATCTAATTACTTTAATCCACCTTGAACCTTCTAAATTCTTCCCTGTCCATACAGCGCGGAACAAACTAGTTAGTGCTGTGTTCCCTATATATCTCCGTTTTCTACCATATTTTGACGATTACTCGTTATCAGTTGATATTAGTCAGGAGTATTGAGGTTAAACTTGTGCATACAAATATTAATGTAAATGCTTTTATGCTGAAAATTGATTAAGATATTGTTGTTAAGCAGAGTTGTTGATCTTTTATTCATCATCCTTATGAAGACTGCAAAACCCTGTTAGCAACATCTTTCTCTGTGGAGTATGAAGGTGCCGTTGCGAAAATTATTTGCTACATGTCTCGTAGTTAATTGTGGGCCAATGTGGAATCTAAAAAGTGTACATTTTGTCACATACTAGCCGTGCAATTACTATTTATATAAAATTACAGGTGATTTCATCGGCTGCAGTTTGGACTTTTGGATGGGATGTTTTTAAGGCGTTTTTGTTCGATGTTAATCAGATaaagcaaaatgccaacaaaactgCTGCTGCATGCTTTTTTAAACAGGAATTCCGTTAAAGATTCGTGCAAATAAtttcttgttttgttttctatCCATACCTACTGCAGCCTACTCTTTCAGACTTCATCTTCTACCTGGATTGAAGATTTATCAAATATAGCGCTGATTTGTGATGGTTTAATGCAGGACTAGCAGTGATGAATTTCTTCCAGTTTGTATAATTAACAGCGAGTTTATGAAAGGTAGCTCTGGGAAGTATCTCTGAGAGACACTGTTGGATCAGTctttaatgggtttaaacttttaACGGCTTTAAATAATTTTCAGAGTTGGTATTTGGGTTCTGATTGAGAGCTTCTTTCAACCCTGATATCATATCAGACTAGTCGGTGTCCAAAAAACATACAACCATGCTGGACAAACTCATCAGATGCTGCCGCATATATCTTTTATGGATCCTTCTTGCTGTTTGTTTCCGTGAGATGCTGCCAGGCATGGACTGCAGCGAAGTGCAAACATTGATGAGTATAAAACAGGGCTTCAGAAATCAATATCCTCTGTCGGGGTGGGTTGAAACAGATCCTTCTTATTGTTCATGGAAAGGCATAAAATGCATTCAGGGAAGTGTTTATTCACTTGATTTATCGTTCATAAACCTGCAGGGAACTATATTCCCACTGTTAGGAAACCTCACAAATTTATGTCATCTGAATCTAAGCAGCGTTGGCGTTAAAGGGAAAATACCATCACAGCTCTGGGGTCTTTCAAGACTCGAAATACTTGATCTGTCCTATAATGATCTCCATGGCGTCTTGCCTCCAGAGATTGCTAACCTCGTAAATTTAAAGGATTTGGTTCTGGATAGCAACCATTTTAGTGGAATGTTACCTCTGCAGATTACTCACTTGAAAAATCTGTCAAAGCTAAGTTTAAGCAGTAATTTCTTTTCAGGTAGCATTCCCCATCAGATGGGCAATCTTAAAAACTTGGAATACTTTGACATAAGTTCTAATGCCTTTTACGGCAGCATCCCTTGTGAGCTTGGAAATCTGTCGAAGTTGTTGTACATGGATTGCAGTCAAAATTTATTCTCTGGAGTCTTTCCAGCTGAACTAGGCACTCTTAGCAGCTTACTGACTTTGGATCTCAGTGACAATGCGTTATCTGGACCACTGCCGAAACAAATAAGTGGGATGACCAatttggtctctctctggatttcaTCAAACTCATTCAACAATCCCATTCCAGGTGAGATTGGCAAACTTGCTCACCTGGAAACATTTTGCTGTAGGAACTGTAAATTCAGTGGAAAGTTGCCTTCAGAAATCGGCGACATTCATTCACTGACAAGCCTCGATCTCTCAGGGAATAGCTTTGAAGGACAGTTGCCAGACAGCATTGGCCATCTACAAAACCTTTTGTATCTAATAGCTGCAAATTCTGGGTTAAGTGGACATATTCCAGCTGCAATAGGCAACTGCAAGAAATTACTGATACTTGATTTGTCTTTTAATCAACTCTCTGGGCCATTGCCTGATGAGCTTCAAGAATTGGAGTCCATAGTGAGTTTCATAGCTGAAGCAAATCTTCTATCAGGCTATGTACCTCCCTGGCTTGGAAAGTGGGACAGAGTTAATTCTATAAGATTGTCCAAAAACCAGTTTGAAGGCCCTTTGCCTAGAGAATTAGGCAACTGCTCATCCTTGATATCATTGTCAATTGATGCTAATAGGCTAAGTGGTCCTATACCGTCAGAGCTTTGTAATGCAAAGATCTTATCGTATCTCTCCCTAGCACAAAATCAGCTTACAGGAAACATCAATTACACTTTCAGAGAATGCACGAGCCTGAACGACTTGTTGCTGGATGGGAACAATTTGTCTGGGCAAGTTCCTGGTTACCTTGCAAGTCTGCCTCTGGCCACCTTGGATATGGCGCAAAACAATCTGTCTGGAGAATTACCAGATGAGCTTTGGAATTCACAGACACTACTTGCTATAACATTGAGCAATAATTTTCTTGTGGGTGGCTTATCTCCAAATATTTCTTCTGCCAGAAGCCTTCAGAGATTGCATCTAGAAAACAATCAGTTGcaaggttctattccaaaagaggTTGGACAGATGACAAATATTACATATTTAAATCTCTATGGCAACTGGTTCACTGGGGAAATTCCTTGTGAACTTTTTGATTGTGTCAATCTTGTAACCCTAAACATAGGAAGTAACAATATATCAGGCACAATTCCTAAGAAGGTAGGGCAGTTGGGAATGCTGAATAACCTTGTCCTTTCAAACAATAAGCTTGGTGGCACCATTCCAGGTGAAATTTGTGGTGGCTTCAAGCAAATAGCTTTGCCTGACTCGGTGTATTTACAACACTATGGGGTGTTAGATCTTTCATGGAACACTTTGGTTGGCAGTATTCCTGAGCAGATTGGACATTGCGTTGTGATGGTTGAGTTATTTTTACAGGGAAACCTGCTTACCGGTCATATTCCTCAGCAACTTTTTCTTCTTGGCAATCTTACTATGCTGGATGTGTCTTCTAATTTTCTTAGTGGACCCGTTTCACCTGAGTTTGGAAGACTTCGATACCTTCAGGGCCTCAGTTTGTCTAACAACCAGTTCACTGGTAGTATTCCTGTAGAGTTAAGAAATGTTTCAGGTCTTGTGAAGCTGAACTTAACAAATAATCAACTTACTGGAGCCTTTCCTGCAGCTCTTGGAAATCTGAAGAGACTCACTCATTTAAGCTTGAGGAGCAACAATCTGACAGGAGACCTTGTTCCATCATTTTATCCTGATCCGGCTAGTCCTTTGTCTGTCTTGGATTTGAGTAATAACAAATTCACAGGTCATATTCCCTACAGCCTGGCAAATCTATCTTCACTAGTGGTTTTAGATGTACACAACAATGGCATTACTGGAAGCATTCCTGTTTGGTTGGCTGAACTAACTTCACTGATGTATTTGGACCTGTCAGCCAATCATCTCAAAGGTAATATTCCTCCCAATTTATGTAATATTTTGGGCCTTGAATACATAAAtttttcacaaaatgtattaattGGAGAGATTCCTCAAAACTGCAAGAAGTTTCCTCTATCATTCGTTGCCAATCCTGGTCTCTGTGGGAAGCCAACTGACATTCTGTGTCCTTCAGCAATGTATTTACCTGGATCTTCCTTAAGCAAAGGTGCTGTATGGGGTATCACACTTGCATGTACATTTTCATTTCTCTTCTTGATGTTAGCAGTTGTAGGATGGAGGATACTGAGACAGGATGCTTCAAGAAACAATCCGGAGAAAACCAAGCTAACAGCTACACTTGAACCCATTGATTATACGATTTCTAAAAAGGTGAAGGAGCCACTTAGCATCAATATTGCAATGTTTGAAAGACCTCTGTTGCGCCTTAGCCCACAAGATATCCTCTCAGCAACTAATAATTTCAATAAGACAAATATTGTTGGGGATGGTGGTTTTG contains:
- the LOC131034715 gene encoding leucine-rich repeat receptor protein kinase MSP1, whose product is MLDKLIRCCRIYLLWILLAVCFREMLPGMDCSEVQTLMSIKQGFRNQYPLSGWVETDPSYCSWKGIKCIQGSVYSLDLSFINLQGTIFPLLGNLTNLCHLNLSSVGVKGKIPSQLWGLSRLEILDLSYNDLHGVLPPEIANLVNLKDLVLDSNHFSGMLPLQITHLKNLSKLSLSSNFFSGSIPHQMGNLKNLEYFDISSNAFYGSIPCELGNLSKLLYMDCSQNLFSGVFPAELGTLSSLLTLDLSDNALSGPLPKQISGMTNLVSLWISSNSFNNPIPGEIGKLAHLETFCCRNCKFSGKLPSEIGDIHSLTSLDLSGNSFEGQLPDSIGHLQNLLYLIAANSGLSGHIPAAIGNCKKLLILDLSFNQLSGPLPDELQELESIVSFIAEANLLSGYVPPWLGKWDRVNSIRLSKNQFEGPLPRELGNCSSLISLSIDANRLSGPIPSELCNAKILSYLSLAQNQLTGNINYTFRECTSLNDLLLDGNNLSGQVPGYLASLPLATLDMAQNNLSGELPDELWNSQTLLAITLSNNFLVGGLSPNISSARSLQRLHLENNQLQGSIPKEVGQMTNITYLNLYGNWFTGEIPCELFDCVNLVTLNIGSNNISGTIPKKVGQLGMLNNLVLSNNKLGGTIPGEICGGFKQIALPDSVYLQHYGVLDLSWNTLVGSIPEQIGHCVVMVELFLQGNLLTGHIPQQLFLLGNLTMLDVSSNFLSGPVSPEFGRLRYLQGLSLSNNQFTGSIPVELRNVSGLVKLNLTNNQLTGAFPAALGNLKRLTHLSLRSNNLTGDLVPSFYPDPASPLSVLDLSNNKFTGHIPYSLANLSSLVVLDVHNNGITGSIPVWLAELTSLMYLDLSANHLKGNIPPNLCNILGLEYINFSQNVLIGEIPQNCKKFPLSFVANPGLCGKPTDILCPSAMYLPGSSLSKGAVWGITLACTFSFLFLMLAVVGWRILRQDASRNNPEKTKLTATLEPIDYTISKKVKEPLSINIAMFERPLLRLSPQDILSATNNFNKTNIVGDGGFGTVYKAFLPEDRIVAIKKLNHGLEQGNREFLAEMETIGKVKHKNLVSLLGYCVFGEDKLLIYEYMENGSLDMWLRNRADALEVLDWSKRFKIAIGSARGLAFLHHGFIPHIIHRDMKSSNILLDSSFEPKVADFGLARLISAYETHVSTDLAGTFGYIPPEYGQSWKATAKGDVYSYGVILLELLTGKEPTGTDFKEAEGGNLVGWVSHMTKMGLVEEILDPFISSGSWKYQMIQVLHIAGLCTSEDPRKRPLMLEVVKLLKEIEQLDQGFSMDGAVTS